The nucleotide sequence ATGATTCACTCCAACAAACTAATTGTAAAACACACTGTTGCACAATAAAAGGAAGCAATCAACCATACAAGGCACAGTAAATAGTTACAAGCCTTTCTTAATAGACAATGAGTGACCAAAGGAGTCAGCAAAAACACTCCTTTGGTGTTTGGTAAATCTTATGGGGCAGTTCAGAATTCTGGAGGAGAAAAAATGTCCTCAAACTCTACATGCCTGACAGCATATTCTCACCCAATAAGAAAAGAATTTGTAAGGTAAAATCAATACTCAATAGATTTTGTGCAGGTGGTGAGAGGAATGAATCAACGACGAATTCTTAACCAGCCTTGCCTTTCTGACGAGTCTCTGATGCAAACAGGACAGCAAAATTTTGAGGTTAAAAGGTTTAAATCATGGGACAGAAAGAAACTAGTAAACAGTCACTGGGCTTTCCAGGCTTCATTTTGGTGGGCAACGAGTTCATTATCCTGGTGCAGTGATCTTCAACTTCTTTTTGGACACAGGCTTCTTCTTCCTCGGTGGAAGTGTCTTTTGAGCATAAGAGCGCATAGTTGCCAACAAGGAACAACAGCACAAGCCCACCGATAACTTAGTTGCCTTCTCCCTGTTGAAGTTTCCCTGCTGTCAAAACACACACTCATACAAGGAAAGGGCATGATAGTTGAGAAACAGTAATATGATTCTGAGATCAGATGATAAGCAAGTTTAGTTGAAGTCAAGAACAGCACTTAAGACACTGAGATGGAAGATCAGAACAAGATAACGAAAAAGAAAGGCCAAATTCTAAGTCAATTAGTGCTATCATTCACCATATGAACACCATAAATATATAAGCAAGAAATGATATGGCATCGATGATGGCAAGTAATAAATGATTGTCACtattattttagaaaagaaaagaaaaaagaatcgtAAGTTCAATCTGCTTAAACCCTCTGAAGCATGGAGATGGACGCGACATATGAACTCCAATAGAAGACAGACACCTTGTGAATCTCAAATCTTGCAGCTAGACTACTGGTTGAAGCACAAACAGGGCACAGGCAACAAATCATAATCGATGCAGGATAGAAATTTCCACTAACAATGATTACTTTATGGAACACTACGAACTTGCTTTGCAAGTATCTCACAGATCCCGCTTGAAATAGGGTACTGGCATTCACAATCTTTACTCGTCCAAACACCATTTCGGGCGTTCAGcacatcgatctcattatcgtgctcTATGAGCTAAATCGTTTAAAAGGACAAGAATAATTGTAAGCATTCAGTGTGGAACATCAACTGAGGGAGCAGTGATTGATGCAATAACGGTACCAATCAACATCAGATCCGCACCGATCTCACACAACCGCAGCGCGATACATGCGGCGATAACACATCAAAAGCGAAGATCAGAAGATGAGGCCTTACGGAAGTTTCGGAGAACTGTTCATCCATGGCGACAGATCCCACCAAAAGCCGCCCCGCACCCTCTTCTGCGTGCGTCACGCGTCCGGTTGATAGTAGAAATCGATGGCTCTAAAGGAGGTGGAAACCCACCGGAGAAAGAGGACATCGAAGGGACGAATCAAGATGGCTGCCTCTTACCTTCCAGCGATTCCAGAATCGGAAGGATTCGCTGGATTCGACAAGACGAGGTGAAAGAATAAACGGAGATGCGACGGGACGGATAGAGCACGGGTTAAAATATTAGGTGTAGACATCGGACGGGTCAATTGCTTATCTTATTTCTGATTGAGTCTTACTTGGAAGTCAATTGTGAGCTTTATAATTTGATTGATATAGAATCCATAATATtattattcatatattaaatatatttttatatttaaatattatgataaactttataaatattattattattattcataaaaTTTAGTATTATTATCGATCTTGAtagtaatttttaatttttaaaataaaattagttaattaattaaaaatataaataactcATGAATTTCTCGTCCTATGCGGAGATTCTCCATTCCTGCCCCCTATGAGATAAGACAAGGATAAAGTTGAGGACGAGAGAAGCACTCTTAGTCCCTTTGATATTTAAGCATACCAAGATGTATGTGATCATGTGCGATAAGTAATGATATATCGATAACTATAtcaatttaattttaaataaattaaatcaaaCAAATCTAAATCAATTGAACCGAACCTACAACAAAGAATTGAATTGATTTTATTTTGTTAATTTCCTATacatatttataaaaattatatttattattatttttattttataaaattttaatattattaattagttttgataatacttttattttttaaaataaaattaattaattagaatAATATGAAGGATACATAAATTCCTCAACCCATATGGGGATTTTTCATTCCCACCCTCCGAAATAGAATATGAGATAGTGATAGAAACATGGACGAAAATAGAATAtgagataataataaaaacaaggaTAGAGAAACACTTTTGGACCTATTAATATTTTTAGAGTTAAGACACATCAAGacctattaatatttttatatgtatTATACATCAAGACATGTTACAATCGATTGCTATTACTGTTCTATTGTTGCATCGATTCttaatttcacaaaaaaaaattagacATCACCTCTTAGTCTCATAATTTGAGCCTTACAAATGATAAATATCAATGCACTCTTTGATCATCAATTCATGTGAAACCGAGGGAAGCTGCTATCCCTACACGACGCTTATGGTCCTCTTTAGACGGAAGAGAGGACTATTTTGGAAGATGGTGACAACACAGGCCAAAGATTGAGACAACGGAGTTGCATCTTAATAATCAATCGGTGGGGACTATTTCTAGTACAGCCACCATAATGGAGGCCAATGATATTGGAACGAAGGAGAAATGATATCCTTCTCATGATAAGCTTCGAGTAAGGCCAATGATCCTTTATTCTTTTTGTTTGTTTGCAAGGAGGCGTTTCCATCACTGGACTCGGTGTTCATCTACCAAACATGGCATATTCTCTATAATAAACCTAAGCAAGTTGTTCTTCCGAAAGAACAAATGGAGATTTCTTGGTAAACAAATGGAGTTGTTCTTCAATCCACTTCAAAACTGACATTACAAAGCCTCCAACTTTGTTGTTATtcccaactcctcctcctcctcctcctgttctcCATCCCCCCCAATTGTTCCTTTGTTTGATGGTTACCTTCTTTATCCTCATCATAAGCTCCATCGTAAAGCATGCGACGAGTTATCCATAAACCATGGAATAATCTATGTTTGGTGGACTCAGAAAGTTTGCGGGAGACttgaccataataataataagaagctAAGTTGGATGAGGACTTCAACATTGTTATATTTAGCTGATGTAACGCTAATGTAGTAAAGTAGCATAACGTATGCGATACATGTGGATCCATGTGACTCCAATCACCGCGGATGGCTTGCTTTTGATGGGTTGAGATCGAATGGAGGAGCAGACAATATATAATATTCGAATTCGATTTTTAGGTGCAAGAACACATTGATGCGCCTATATAATTTTGGGTGAAAATTTATTGACTCCCACATAGAATCTAATATAGTAATcataattttgttttttgttttggttAGAGATAGTTATTGGGGAgcaaaagaaataatttcaaaCGATGAATGAATAAATAAAGCGAGGATGGAGTTGGTGTCTGTTAGTTTTGATGAGGAACTCTGAAGTCAATGAATCATTCTGCCACTCCAAATCTCTCAGAGTTGTTTATAGAGATTAATCTTCCTAACTGCTGAttcgaatctctctctctctctctctctctataaatacTCTCCATCATTCTCATTAATTTCAGCATATACTCTCTCTATAGTTCTCTAATTCTGTATCTCTGAGTGAGCCAGAGGcatcaagaagagagagagagagagagagagagagagaggcaaacaAGCCAATGGGGTTCTGCACCCTGTGCTTGTTGCCTACCTCCttgtgctcctcctcctcctcctcctcctcctccttttgtaTGTGTCTGCTGTTGCTGGTGGGGAGCCTCGCAGCGGCGGCGGCTTGCACGCCGGCGGAGCAGCAGGAGCTGGACAGGATCGCCCGCCTCCCTGGCCAGCCTCCCGTTGACTTCGCGCAGTACTCTGGATACGTCACCGTCGACGCCCGGGCCGGCCGAGCCCTCTTTTACTGGCTCGTCGAGGCGGCACCGGCCGCGCAGCCCGCCCCTCTCGTCCTCTGGCTCAACGGCGGCCCCGGGTGCTCCTCCGTTGCCTACGGCGCCTCCGAGGAGCTTGGCCCCTTCCGGATCAGGTCCGACGGGAAGACCCTCTACCTGAATCCTTACGCCTGGAACACCggtggtttctccctccaagattCGATTTTTATGCGTTTTCGCCGTGCGTGTTACCGTAAAAACCCTTCCTTTATGAGCTTTGCTCATTAGTTTTTGGCGTTGGTAGTGGCGAATGTGCTGTTCTTGGAGTCGCCGGCAGGCGTTGGGTTCTCGTACTCTAATACCTCATCGGATCTCTACACTGCTGGAGACAACAGGACAGGTTAGTTTACTGtcttcaagaaaagaaaagaaaaactcatcTTTTTTCGATCATTACAAATTTATGTTCTTTTCTGCTTCATTTATCCTCGTTAGCTGCGGATGCCTACAAATTCCTCGTGAATTGGTTCGAGAGGTTTCCTCAGTACAAACACCGGGAGTTCTATATAGCCGGAGAGAGTTACGCAGGTACCATGTGACTCATAAATGTCCAACCTTTTTGTCAAACATTTCTGTGTTTGAAGCCAATCCATCGGATCTCCAAATTGGTTCGTCTCTCACCTCCCAGGGCATTACGTTCCACAGTTATCTCAGCTTGTCCACAGGAAAAACATCGGTACTCAAGATCCCACCATTAATTTCAAGGGATTTCTGGTAAATCCTTCAACCTCTTTGCTGCTTTCCCGTTTTTTCTGGTTCTTCTTGAGGTTAGATTTGATGCTTGGAGTCTCATTTAAACTCAGGTTGGTAATGGGGTCACTGATGATTACCATGATTATGTTGGGACCTTCGAGTACTGGTGGACTCATGGCCTGATCTCAGATGCCACCTACCGAATTCTGCGGGTTCACTGTGACCACGAAGTCTCTGAACACCCTTCTGATGCATGCATAAAGGCCCTTGATGATGCCGATACAGAGATGGGGAACATAGACCCCTACAGCATATACACTCTTCCATGTAATGATACTGGATCTCTTAGGCGCAACCTAAGGGGTCACTATGTGAGCACTCTgcactattcttcttcttcttcttctatcatcatcatcattattttgCTCAATGTTTATGTTTTGTCGTATTAGCTTAATTTTACTTTAGTTGAAATTGTATGAGTTGGATTAATTCTTCATCTGCATCTTGTGTTCTTGCTGTTAAAATGCAGCCTTGGATGTCCAGAGCTTACGATCCATGCACCGAGAGGTACTCCATGGTATACTACAATCATCCTGAGGTCCAAAAAGCACTGCACGCGAACGTTACTGGAATACCATACAGTTGGGAGACATgcaggtttattttaaaattattatgattTGTTTATGCACTATAATGGGAATCTGCAGTATGTTTTGATGGGTTGAAATGACATTAATTGCTTTGTTTCAAATTCTCAACAGTGATACTATCGGAGACAACTGGGGAGATTCACCAAAGTCTGTGCTTCCTATTTACCATGAACTTATTGCTGCTGGCCTAAGGATATGGGTTTTCAGGTACATTTCAAACATTTGAGAAAGAACTTTTTCTGTGTGTGTTTTTTGTACTTAACTTTATGAACTTATATATGGGTAAATTTGCATCAAAATTGCTGGAATTAATGTATCTGTACTCTGTATTCTGAAAGAAACAGAAGTATTAACTCGATGGCAGCTAATTGAAATGAAGCAAATGTTTTTTATTAATGTTTTTAGTGAACTTTCACCAAAGATAAAAAAGACACTTGTCTTCATGTTCCTTTAACAGGTCTCCTCTAAGGTTAAGAGAATCCTAGTATGCTTTTTTATTCATTCTctactaattttatttttattcgacTCCTTCGCAGCTAGTTATTCAACAAATGGCATCCCTTCTTTTACGACTAAATTTATGCTAGTTTCTTAATTATTCAGTATGTTTTGGTTGTGCTTGTGAAGCTCAATGGTTTGTAATCCTAAACCTTTGAACAAATACTCCAATAATGAAATATCCAAGAAACAACTAATATCAAATTGACTGAAAGATTTCACAACATAAGTAATACTTATTCATCCGTAACGAGAACTTAGTAGGATAAGTCTTCATTTGgtgaattttttcttctctttaaatTATTAGAGCTTTGAATCAGATGTGTGTTACTGAACCATTAAATTGTATTTAACCTATGAAAGAAGTGAGTTCCAAATGAACAAACCTTTTGTCTTGTTTTCTTACCATATGGCAGCATCCCATAGAAATCACAAATTCATTTTGGCTTGAGGTTAAGCATAATTACTGTCCATTGCATATAATCATTCATTAATGCAGTTCTCTGTTTTCCTTCTTAAACTGCACTTTTTTGACAGTGGTGATACAGATTCTGTAGTCCCCTTGACTGCAACAAGATACTCCATTGATGCTCTCAAACTAAAAACTCTCAAGAATTGGTATCCATGGTATTACGATGGAAAGGTCAGACACAAGAACCCTTTCTATTGTGCCACTACTTGTTCATGTACATTATCGAGATGTTTCGGAACCATTTCATGCTCTTTACATGTTTAATGTTATAGGTCGGTGGATGGAGTCAAATCTATGAAGGCCTAACCTTTGTGACTGTTACTGGGGCCGGACATGAAGTCCCTCTTCATCGTCCCCGACAAGCTTTGATACTCTTCAAGCGTTTCTTGAAGAATAAGCCCATGCCCTCTTAAAAACCATGAGAAGGAAGCTCAATGGAACCTTGGGTTGCTGCTACAGAGAATAAAAGATGGAGAGCCGTTATCTTCTCCTTTTGATTTGATTCTTGGTGGATATAATCTTCTCTTTGTTCCAACTTTCATTTTTCGATGTGTAATTTGATATCGTTTTTgctgtttttttttatttattttttttagcagCCAGCAACTATACCATATCATTCGATGTCGCCTTGAATAAAATGCAAGGGTTATGATCAAGCTGtttatttatgtatttattaGCTAGAGAGTAATTAGCATATGTCATTGGTCATTATACTGTCCCCTCTATTGCTAGCACTGTATGTTTCTGTGCCTTCCAAGGATAACATAATCCATTAGGTCTCAAATAGCTAATCATGTTCTTTCATCTCTTTATCTACTAATCTGTATAATAGGTTTGCTTTTAAACCTAATAATTGTACTTCGATTCAAAGAAATGAGTAAACAAGGATTTGAATTCACATCTTTCATCATGAGTTGATGTAAGAACATCTTTTCCAGCTTGTTGGCTTTCCTGCCTGCACCAGGAGAGACCAAGGCACTGTCTCAAGTGCAGTTTGAAGCTTGTTGTGAAATGTTAATATGACTTGCAAATAAGGAGTTGATGTGCTGACAACAATTAGGCTCCTTGGATTCGGACTGCAGGCTGCTTTATGTGCACATCAAACCAGAAGATTTCACCAATCCAAGACTGTGTTCAGAAAAGGTTTTCAATGGCAAGAGCAAAACAATCTTGCTTATGAGAAGTGCTATTGCATTATATCATTTTGATGCTTGTCAAGGGAGGGAGAACAAGTCTTCATGGATGGCTAAAGCAAAATGGCTCCTTTTATCATTCACAAAGTCATTCCAGCAAAATAATGGCTCTCTTACTTTAAGGGTCTTCAGCCCTTTTGAAGTCTAGCAAATGATGATTCTCTCACCGGAAGGGTCTTCAACACTAGTGAAGTCATTCTAGCAAAGAATGAAGGTCTGACTGGAAAGTTCTTCAGCCCTTCTGCTATTCTCTTTGCTATAGGATTATAACAAGAAAAAGGAGCACAGCATTCAGTCTGGAAGCAGAAGCAAACTCTGGTCCAAAATATAACGTCATTCATGTAGTAAAAAGTAAATAAACAGGAGATTTTGTGCTGAAATATCCATTAGACAAACACTGGCATATTAGTACTGAAAAAACTGAGGCTTCTTCTTTCACTATTATTCTCCAAAAGTATCAGTTTGCATGATCAATCTGAACAGTAGATAAACGAAGTACCCATCACTGATGCTGCAAAACTCCAGTTGGAATTATCAAAATGAAAACAGATGATTCCTCTTAGTCACGAGCTTTGATGAATCTGCAGCCTGCAACAGGTAAATGGAGCAATTtattcaaaagaagaaaaaaagagagcaCAGGTCATCAACAAGATTAGCTCAGGAAGTTTAACCATTAGATCGGCCGGTGGAAATTTGGAGCACCCCGTTCATTCTCACGAAAATAATCAGATAACTCaaataaaacataataatgcaaagTCCCAGATATGATTCTAAATGTAACTTTTCAGTCTACACATTTCAGATATTCAAAAGGATCTATGATGATACCACAGTTAGCAGCATGTCATTCTACAGATTCTTTATTAAGCCATTGCAGcagctttcttcttctcctcgagTTGCTGCAACTCAATCAGCCTTTCAGCCCAAGCTTTCTCCCTAGCTACTGCAGCCATTTTTCTTTCAATCCTCTTCATGTCCCTCTTTTTCCTGGCCTCTGCCTGTTGAGCTTTGCGCTTCTTCTTTTCGGCCTATTATATACATAAAAGAAATAACATTAGCAACATGCAAAATCTGATAAAATATGGAGCCCATAGCCCTAGTCAGATATGCACCATCAATTGCAGCAAACTGAAAACCAAAATATATCTACATATTCCAAAACACAAAGCATGaaattactttattattattaactaAATGCAAAACTGAAACAACTTCCACATCAATTAAAATAATGAAAATGTACAGTGCACCATGAAGCAGTTGCCCTGAGTGGATTTAAGCAAAATTCCATTATATCAAACAATCACACATGAGTTTCCCCTTAGATCTTGCTGCTGTCAGCTAGTTCATGACAAAATTGTGCTGCACCCACAATTGCAGGTGATGGGAGCATGACGGAGATGTGGCAACTAAAATGACAATGAACAGGACTATGTTTCCCTATAGAGGCACTGTAGCCCACTTGACAAGGAGtaacagaggaagaagaaggacggAGGCCACTATTGGTAAAGGTATCCGAACTCTTGGCAGAGTCTTCTTTTCTAGGGAATggtaaatattaaatttatttgtcATTTTGAATAAGGATCTTGAGTTTATTCTCTGATGCTAGAGTTCTATAATCTTTTAGAATGAGGAATTAGATTCCTTAAGTGGAAAATTtgatattaaaaggaaaacaaatgtACTTTTTGATCCTTTGCAGGGTATGTGCTACTCTTTCTTTGTTTCTCATGACAATGATATCAAATGAAAATTATACTGTTGTCAAAGAAACATCAGGTATGGAAACTATAGTTACTATTTGGAAGATGTTCAACAAAAACAACCAGTAAATTTCTAAGATTAATAATAGTTGAAACAAGAAACTCCAATTATATAAATGAGAAAACATGCAACACACCAAGATAAATGCCTTCCTCTGCCTGATGCGCTTCTTTCTGTTCCTTCCCTGAACACTTCCTTCATTTGGTCGACTTACAGGAATTGGTTCTCCAGGCACATACTGCACCCAAGCAAAAGGGCCTGCAGACTTTCATTCGCATGTTATCATAAAGCCAAAGAGTAAATAAACAATCACATACAGTCTGAAGTAGTTGTCTAATGTGGTATTCAGAAAATAATTTATCCAGATCTTGTGAAACCTAGTCTTGGGCTTCAGCATAAAGATGGGGAGGAAATAAACTAGCAGGTTCTCAATTTCTCGAAGGACTCTGTTGCAGCAATTCTACATGAGATTCACTCatcatatatgaaaaataaaGACAAAATTTACGTAACAATGCAAAACCTACAAAAACTCCCACAGGAAATCAAGGTCTGAATGTATAGATGGATTTGACATCACAAAACCTCGTACAACCATTACTATCATAGATAAATTTCCAGTCAAGACTTAGAATCAAAATCCCAACTAATTACGATCCATGTAGAAATCCTGGaggaagacttctgcagaagtttAACATAGCAAATTCTATGATTGTTCAGTTATCTCACAATTATATTCTTTCTCGATGAAGAGAACAAATGAATTATCACACTTAAGCTCTGTGATCAAACAATCACAGCTACGATGGTCGACATGCCAACTCTTTGAATGAAATATGATCATGACAGTAGGAACATATTCTACATATATCAGGACAACATAACAATGGACAGCATTCTTTCGAGTATTAAAGGTTTTTATGGCCAAGGAATTAtgcaaaccaacaaagaagttCCAAGCCACCATGCCTTTTTTCACCATTATTCAATGTATCTTAACAAGGAAGACCAGAAGTGGCAGCAGTGGTAACTAATATCAATAAGAAAAATATGTTAACTATCCAAATTATCTTCAACTGGTCATCTGAAATAGCTAATGTGTCCAGTAAACTAAAATAGAACACTGCTAGGGACATGGATAGATAAAATGGGACAGAAGAGAAAAATGCATCCGCAATCAGATTTGAGACCCCAAAGTGTGTTCCAGTTCTTAAATCATCAATGGAAAAGATCTGATGCACCACGAACAACAGGTTCCTAGAGTTATGTGAAGATCCCTGACTTGAAATTAACCTCCAGAACGCATATAATTGATCAGGTCTATGATTTAGTGATACTGAGATGATTCAGAAGAAAAACAAATTGAAATGGCCAAATGTAGGGCTGGAATCTCTTAGACATCGGCATTGGATAACTCACAAACCTCGAGGTCTAAGGCTCGCCCTTTTCTTCCGAGGCTTCGTCCCGGGCCTCCTCTTCGGAAACCTAGTATCAGTCAAACTGTTAAAAGCTGTAGCACCGGCGGTAGAAGTCGAAAAGAGCTCCCTTTTGAAGCTCGATCCGCCGACGGTGTCGAAGAAGATACTCTGGTGGATTCTGCTAGTGGAAGCAATCGGCGATGATGAAGAAGAGACTTTCCTCGACAACGGAAGCGAAAGCGAAAGAAGACATCGAGCCGACACGGGGCGGAGGATGTTCCTCAAAGCGCCGCCGAAGGCCATCGCGATTTCCCGCTAGTTATACCAGCAAGATGCAGTACCAGCGCATCTGCCAGCAGTGACACCGGAGAGATTAGACTCAGATCCATCAAAAAAGAAACGCAATTATATCATGTATTCAAAATGAAATCCACGAGAACTCAAAAGCATCCATGACAAGATCGAATTTTTCCGATCCACTTGTTCAAATTTCGATTTCAATCGAGTACCAGGGTTCAAGAAACCAAATTAATCGATGAAATATGACAGTAGTTGGAGACCATTTCTTCTATAGCTGGATCGGCAAAAGCCTAGCGCTGAACCCTCATCGTTACCCACCTCTCGGAGATGACGGCGACGGCACGACCCGAGCGAAATGCGTCGCGTATGCCGCGACCTAAAGCGAAGGGGTTGCGACCACGGCGAAGGCTGCCCACGCACCGCTCACGTGTCCCTGTGCAGTCTTGTGTTGACCCGGCATACCACGTCAGTCGCATCAACTCAGTCACCTCCCACGTAAGACAGCCGggccccacacacacacacatatatatatatatatatatatatggtttaaaTCTGGTAAATTGCATGGCAATTGATTGTGAGTTCGATGATTCAACAGATGATGGATGCATAGCAGTATTTTTGTTTAATTATTGTAAAGAAGACTTAAAAAAGAGGACTACATTTGTGTACGTGTAATAATTTGATACTAATGGATGTATACTTGTAATTAGCAGATGAGAAACAAAAGCATGACAGAAAAGGTGAAGGTGGTGATGATGAACACAGCAACAAGCTTTGTGGCACACTAATGACGTCTTCAAATTCGATATGGTGTGTTGTATGGACGGATTTAAAGAATGGGACTTGGATTGGTTCTGAATCTTTAGTCACATCGAATCGAATCGAATCGAATGGttagaataaaaattattttgaaaccTTCGTTACAATTACTAACCAGAGGAACAAAGCGAAAACACCAAAATAAGCATCTTCTGTGATTTAAGGCTGCACGcaaggaataataataataatatcatacaGAGAGGACAAGCTAAATCGAATGATTGATCACAAGGATCATCATCTGCTGATGGCCcctcgaataataataataataatcaatcagTGCTGCAAGTGATGGACGAGGACGTACTCGCCGTGCATGATTGTGGTGGTGGAGCATATTAAGtaactctcttctctctctctctaatctttTCTTCCCTTGTTGGTTTTTGTATATAATTATTGCTATTGTTCTTAACCCATCATCCTTTGTCAAAACCTTGTGGTTGGATTAACCCACCTTTTTAATGCAAGATTGGGACTCATGACATATAGTCCAAATGCATTGTTAACGCGTTCCATGTCTACGTGCCTCTATGAAACATAGAATATTCATGTCCCCCATATGTCCAAGTTGCAGGGTCACAGGTTATGTATGGTACAGAATGATACTGTATGAGAACAGTGCTGGCCAACACAGAACAGCACACATCGAGACAACAAGACACTCCTAACTGTGACAGTGATCAGTGGGGAATCATCAGAGCTCATCATCTGATCTGAATCGTCAATACGATGTTAGAACTAAGATTCATAAATTtgtttttttgaaaatataaggaaTGAAAATAAGGTTGATACCGTAGGAAATGTATATGAAAGAAATAAAGAATAATAGTGTATATGAAAGAAGAATATTATAAGGCAGAAAATATATGAGGAGTAGCTTAGGACGCAAGTCATGGAAGCTCTCACTTGGATTCCTCGCTCGTTCGTAAGCGTGATGCCACCCTAACGCATGCATGGCTTCGTCGTCCCCCTGTTGGAACAAAAGCAATGGGAAAGCTGATTCATTTCCGCGTTGACAGATAGACGCGACCCCGCACACACCCCTCCCCTCGCCATCGCCCACAAGatcttctccctcttcccttctctttcaagATCGATGCGTTGAAACTGTTGACTCTCAGGAG is from Musa acuminata AAA Group cultivar baxijiao chromosome BXJ3-8, Cavendish_Baxijiao_AAA, whole genome shotgun sequence and encodes:
- the LOC135645089 gene encoding serine carboxypeptidase-like 27, producing MGFCTLCLLPTSLCSSSSSSSSSFCMCLLLLVGSLAAAAACTPAEQQELDRIARLPGQPPVDFAQYSGYVTVDARAGRALFYWLVEAAPAAQPAPLVLWLNGGPGCSSVAYGASEELGPFRIRSDGKTLYLNPYAWNTVANVLFLESPAGVGFSYSNTSSDLYTAGDNRTAADAYKFLVNWFERFPQYKHREFYIAGESYAGHYVPQLSQLVHRKNIGTQDPTINFKGFLVGNGVTDDYHDYVGTFEYWWTHGLISDATYRILRVHCDHEVSEHPSDACIKALDDADTEMGNIDPYSIYTLPCNDTGSLRRNLRGHYPWMSRAYDPCTERYSMVYYNHPEVQKALHANVTGIPYSWETCSDTIGDNWGDSPKSVLPIYHELIAAGLRIWVFSGDTDSVVPLTATRYSIDALKLKTLKNWYPWYYDGKVGGWSQIYEGLTFVTVTGAGHEVPLHRPRQALILFKRFLKNKPMPS
- the LOC135584685 gene encoding uncharacterized protein LOC135584685, which produces MAFGGALRNILRPVSARCLLSLSLPLSRKVSSSSSPIASTSRIHQSIFFDTVGGSSFKRELFSTSTAGATAFNSLTDTRFPKRRPGTKPRKKRASLRPRGPFAWVQYVPGEPIPVSRPNEGSVQGRNRKKRIRQRKAFILAEKKKRKAQQAEARKKRDMKRIERKMAAVAREKAWAERLIELQQLEEKKKAAAMA